From the genome of Cytobacillus firmus, one region includes:
- the pflA gene encoding pyruvate formate-lyase-activating protein — protein MHGNIHSIETFGTVDGPGIRYVIFAQGCLLRCQFCHNADTWEIGTGKQMSVSEIMNDLQSYLPFFEASGGGITVSGGEPLLQIPFLIELFKECKKLGIHTAIDSSGGCYSSSPLFQTQLKELLNYTDLVLLDLKHIDREKHKKLTGLTNEHILQFARFLSDHQVPVWIRHVLVPTRSDDERDLERLGCFIKELNNVEKIEVLPYHKLGVYKWEALGLEYPLKDIDPPSLEKTEWAYRLLAGL, from the coding sequence ATGCACGGCAACATTCATTCAATAGAGACATTCGGTACAGTAGACGGACCTGGCATCCGGTATGTTATTTTTGCACAGGGGTGCCTCCTTCGCTGTCAATTTTGCCATAATGCAGATACTTGGGAAATTGGAACAGGGAAGCAAATGTCCGTTTCAGAAATCATGAATGACCTGCAATCCTATCTCCCTTTCTTCGAGGCTTCCGGAGGCGGCATCACAGTCAGCGGCGGTGAACCTTTGCTGCAGATTCCATTTCTTATAGAGCTTTTTAAAGAATGCAAGAAACTTGGCATTCACACTGCCATAGATTCATCAGGGGGCTGCTATTCCAGCTCCCCGCTTTTTCAGACACAGCTGAAAGAGCTTTTGAACTATACGGACCTGGTACTGCTGGATTTGAAACATATTGATAGGGAGAAACATAAAAAACTGACAGGACTTACAAATGAGCACATCCTTCAATTTGCGCGGTTTCTGTCTGATCATCAGGTGCCTGTATGGATCCGCCATGTGCTGGTGCCAACAAGGTCTGATGATGAACGGGATCTGGAACGATTGGGCTGTTTTATAAAAGAGTTGAACAATGTGGAAAAAATTGAGGTTCTCCCCTATCACAAGCTTGGTGTGTATAAATGGGAAGCGCTTGGATTGGAATATCCGCTGAAGGATATTGATCCGCCGAGTTTGGAAAAAACTGAATGGGCCTATCGGCTTTTGGCTGGGTTATAA